In Leptospira koniambonensis, the following proteins share a genomic window:
- a CDS encoding iron-containing alcohol dehydrogenase gives MPILPDWINFSFPTKIHFEVDCGFKMGNFVKNVGNRAVILSTQSELENMDEFSIIKTSLEKHIDGVILYDNIEKEPTLKELDTAAYFARISNANCIIGYGSYESLNTAKLVALLANNDAFAEDVFILKKNLRLKKPIPLILIPTHPVMGLECSPTATVYMDDDRTVRYFSNEFLFPEMVIADAKISSFMTSADVAKVGVGILAAAVDSILSKYSNELTNSSSLRAIEIIYKNLVPAIRDPKNLQYKNSIFGASLLVGMSHSSSSLGLCYALSLAASNLTNLDVFQAMSILLPHVMEYNLTSSAGKYVMIAKALDEDITNISVIEAAIKAVEGIRKIYIELKIPQRLSEYEVRKIDLPGIASLASSFPFLDSLPRELPKNEIETILVAAF, from the coding sequence ATGCCGATACTCCCCGACTGGATCAATTTTAGTTTTCCCACCAAAATCCATTTTGAAGTCGATTGCGGCTTTAAAATGGGAAACTTCGTTAAGAACGTAGGCAATCGTGCAGTCATTCTTTCGACTCAAAGTGAGTTGGAAAATATGGACGAGTTCTCCATCATCAAAACTTCTTTAGAGAAACATATAGATGGCGTTATTCTATATGACAATATAGAGAAAGAACCTACATTAAAAGAACTAGATACTGCAGCTTACTTCGCCAGGATCTCAAACGCAAATTGTATTATAGGTTACGGTTCTTACGAAAGTTTAAACACTGCAAAGTTAGTTGCACTTCTCGCAAATAACGATGCTTTTGCAGAAGATGTTTTTATACTGAAAAAAAATCTTAGGCTTAAAAAACCGATCCCTCTTATTTTGATCCCTACTCATCCGGTCATGGGACTCGAATGTTCTCCTACCGCCACAGTTTACATGGATGACGACAGGACTGTTCGTTATTTTTCTAATGAGTTTCTTTTTCCTGAGATGGTGATCGCTGATGCTAAGATCAGTAGTTTTATGACTTCTGCAGACGTTGCAAAGGTAGGAGTTGGGATTTTAGCTGCCGCAGTGGATAGTATTCTTTCTAAATATTCTAATGAACTTACAAACTCTTCTTCTTTAAGAGCAATAGAGATCATTTATAAAAACCTAGTTCCAGCAATCAGGGATCCTAAAAACTTACAGTATAAAAACTCGATCTTTGGTGCAAGCTTGCTTGTAGGAATGTCACATTCTTCTAGCTCATTAGGACTTTGTTATGCACTTTCTTTGGCAGCTTCTAACCTAACGAACCTGGATGTTTTCCAGGCAATGTCCATTCTTCTTCCCCATGTGATGGAATATAACCTTACATCTTCCGCAGGTAAATATGTGATGATCGCAAAAGCTTTGGACGAGGACATCACCAATATTTCGGTGATCGAGGCGGCCATCAAAGCGGTAGAAGGTATCCGTAAAATTTATATAGAACTCAAGATCCCTCAAAGGCTTTCTGAATACGAAGTTCGTAAGATAGATCTGCCTGGGATCGCAAGTCTTGCTTCTTCTTTTCCTTTCCTGGATTCCCTCCCTCGGGAACTTCCTAAAAACGAGATCGAAACGATTCTTGTAGCAGCATTCTAA
- a CDS encoding cytochrome c biogenesis protein CcdA, which yields MKKIRILLSSMFGLRAGLLIFFFFLTSSLQAQSQVVSESWMSSLNKWLETGISGSEFGFHSAIFLILGGLCASLLPCVYPLYPITVGIIQARGETATNKMFHPLVYYAGLASMYFCFGLVAGVSGGAFNTVLRFPGTNLFLAVIIFLLGLASLGILHLPIFPVKEWKGCQGWKGTFLLGMGAGFLSSPCVGPIVVAILIQVTAGVQSISAYSLAVSAFKMALFGLGLGLPFLFLGVFGLSLPRGGKWTRWIQIVLGFVVFYFAWSYYNKAMQLWSVPTDLSLGILAASLGVLATAYFYQSTSLLRTERMKKALLLTGLICSSAILIRLAGWGVVPGVIKKDLVEEHGNLEWHRISDTAFETARSEDRLVFADFYADWCSNCKAFEELTISDPNLNQALGKTILLKIKDDDKDFLIYENDPRFPELKIGLPFFVIFSSDGKVLFKTTNYLNTADMIRTIKGEKFHASGE from the coding sequence ATGAAGAAAATTCGGATCCTTCTCTCCTCAATGTTTGGCCTAAGAGCCGGACTTCTAATATTCTTCTTTTTCCTAACTAGCTCCTTGCAAGCCCAGTCCCAGGTAGTTTCTGAATCCTGGATGTCTTCTCTCAACAAATGGTTGGAGACGGGAATTTCAGGCTCAGAGTTCGGATTTCATTCCGCAATTTTCCTGATCCTGGGTGGACTTTGTGCAAGTCTTCTTCCTTGTGTTTATCCTTTGTATCCAATCACGGTCGGGATCATACAAGCAAGGGGAGAAACCGCTACGAACAAAATGTTCCATCCTCTGGTGTATTATGCTGGGCTTGCTTCCATGTATTTTTGCTTCGGACTCGTGGCCGGAGTTTCAGGCGGCGCATTTAATACTGTTCTAAGATTTCCGGGAACAAATTTATTCTTAGCCGTAATTATCTTTTTATTGGGACTTGCTTCATTAGGAATTTTGCATTTACCAATTTTTCCCGTGAAAGAATGGAAAGGATGCCAAGGCTGGAAGGGAACTTTCCTTCTGGGAATGGGAGCGGGTTTTTTATCTTCTCCTTGTGTTGGTCCGATCGTAGTTGCGATTCTCATCCAAGTAACTGCTGGAGTCCAAAGTATTAGTGCTTATTCTTTAGCGGTTTCCGCATTCAAGATGGCGCTATTCGGACTCGGTTTAGGATTGCCGTTTTTATTTTTAGGTGTATTTGGACTTTCTCTTCCTCGTGGAGGAAAATGGACTAGATGGATTCAGATCGTTCTAGGATTTGTGGTCTTCTACTTTGCTTGGTCTTATTATAATAAGGCAATGCAATTATGGTCTGTTCCTACTGATTTGAGCCTTGGGATCTTGGCTGCTTCTCTAGGAGTTTTGGCCACAGCATATTTTTACCAGTCAACATCACTTCTTCGCACAGAAAGAATGAAGAAGGCATTACTTCTTACTGGACTGATTTGTTCTAGCGCGATCCTGATCCGACTTGCAGGCTGGGGAGTTGTTCCTGGCGTTATCAAGAAGGATCTTGTAGAAGAGCATGGAAATCTAGAGTGGCATAGAATTTCTGATACAGCATTCGAAACTGCTCGGAGCGAAGATCGTTTGGTATTCGCAGATTTTTATGCAGATTGGTGTTCTAATTGTAAGGCCTTCGAAGAATTGACCATCTCTGACCCTAATTTAAACCAAGCTCTTGGTAAAACTATTCTTCTAAAAATTAAGGACGATGATAAGGATTTTCTAATATATGAGAATGATCCTAGATTTCCTGAATTAAAAATCGGGCTTCCATTCTTTGTGATCTTCTCTTCCGATGGGAAGGTTCTTTTTAAAACTACGAATTATTTGAATACTGCAGATATGATCAGAACGATCAAAGGTGAGAAGTTCCACGCCTCAGGTGAATAG
- a CDS encoding prolipoprotein diacylglyceryl transferase yields the protein MYKVIEIDWLKRLVQATISSDWEGISTFSILVVIAFLAASYLLPKELERRKLEPSHADWLLILGVFGTFVGAKIFFIFEIWDQIFVDTPGFDGIYLYPLTHFYGFPGRPGLWSSLFSGSGLVFYGGFLFGILFISLYMIQNKLDVKAYLDATIPSMALGYAIGRLGCFVSGDGCYGFATHQHIPLLTFTYWPTSAVPSGVPVWNTPVMEAAVSFLFFMYFQKWARFQNFKKFSLGAQYLVLHGLARLAIEFLRVNKAVIPFFDPPIQANIPGVNGETTTFLNGYYWHGFSQSQYVSIAIILVGLYFLVKWKLWEKEPVPA from the coding sequence ATGTATAAAGTCATAGAAATCGATTGGTTAAAACGACTCGTTCAAGCCACGATCAGCAGCGATTGGGAAGGAATTTCCACATTCAGCATTTTAGTAGTCATCGCATTCTTAGCGGCTTCCTATCTTCTACCAAAAGAACTTGAAAGAAGAAAATTAGAACCATCTCATGCAGATTGGCTTTTGATCTTAGGAGTTTTCGGAACATTCGTAGGTGCTAAGATATTTTTTATATTCGAGATCTGGGACCAGATTTTCGTAGATACTCCTGGTTTTGACGGAATATACCTGTATCCACTCACACATTTTTACGGCTTTCCTGGTCGTCCTGGGCTTTGGTCCAGTTTATTCTCCGGAAGCGGTTTGGTATTTTATGGAGGATTCCTATTTGGGATCTTATTCATCAGCTTATACATGATCCAAAACAAATTGGATGTAAAAGCTTACTTGGACGCTACAATTCCAAGCATGGCATTAGGTTATGCAATCGGTAGATTGGGATGTTTTGTTTCAGGAGATGGTTGTTATGGATTTGCAACTCACCAGCATATTCCTCTCTTAACATTCACCTACTGGCCAACAAGCGCAGTTCCAAGTGGTGTTCCAGTTTGGAATACTCCGGTCATGGAAGCAGCAGTATCTTTTCTATTCTTCATGTACTTCCAAAAATGGGCGAGATTCCAAAACTTCAAAAAGTTTAGCTTAGGTGCTCAGTATCTAGTTTTACATGGACTTGCAAGATTAGCGATAGAATTCTTAAGAGTGAATAAGGCAGTGATCCCATTCTTTGATCCTCCTATCCAAGCAAACATTCCAGGAGTGAACGGAGAAACCACTACCTTCTTAAATGGATATTACTGGCACGGATTTTCTCAATCTCAGTATGTATCGATCGCGATCATACTGGTTGGTCTATATTTCTTAGTGAAATGGAAACTATGGGAGAAGGAACCAGTCCCAGCTTAA
- a CDS encoding M23 family metallopeptidase, with amino-acid sequence MNNEAKFEDRPRAAERLKIKYLRLRSSWLKIKEKGSRKISFLLVPHDHEAVLNVELSVFMAAFLGVLSVLLFLLASAFVVYMNFFFVPNRELIRETDNNVGLFLYYNSLLKDAKKEISGLERKTEQLNLVAWEEVPWKRILTFDYVPEFSLKKNVPESSTNMDLYSDTVEGFAERNIELYKIKHAFQNAFDYLEERESILYAMPRGRPLKPGVGFVTSTFGGRVDPFGLVEMGEFHSGIDFAAGEGIPIYATAPGVIEDNGQSAGGLGKSIRINHLNGFYTVYGHCSVVFVEKGQLVTRGQHIGNVGSTGKATGPHVHYEVHIGYDPPMDPAEFVNME; translated from the coding sequence ATGAACAACGAGGCAAAGTTCGAAGACCGCCCCAGAGCCGCAGAAAGGCTGAAGATCAAGTATCTTCGCCTACGTTCTTCCTGGCTAAAAATCAAAGAAAAAGGCTCTCGCAAAATTTCTTTTTTGCTTGTACCTCACGATCACGAAGCAGTGCTGAACGTGGAGCTAAGTGTCTTCATGGCCGCATTCTTAGGAGTACTTTCTGTCCTACTTTTTCTGCTCGCAAGTGCATTTGTGGTGTACATGAACTTCTTCTTTGTACCAAATCGGGAGTTGATCAGAGAGACTGACAATAATGTCGGGCTATTTCTTTATTATAACTCTCTTCTCAAAGACGCTAAGAAAGAAATTTCCGGATTAGAAAGAAAGACGGAGCAGTTAAATCTAGTCGCTTGGGAAGAAGTTCCCTGGAAAAGAATTCTCACCTTCGATTATGTACCTGAGTTTAGTTTGAAAAAGAATGTTCCAGAATCTTCGACTAACATGGATTTATATTCCGATACAGTCGAAGGTTTTGCAGAAAGAAATATTGAATTATACAAGATAAAACATGCCTTCCAAAACGCTTTTGATTATTTGGAAGAAAGAGAATCCATTCTATACGCGATGCCAAGAGGTCGCCCTTTAAAACCTGGAGTAGGATTTGTGACTTCTACCTTTGGAGGAAGAGTGGATCCATTTGGTTTAGTAGAGATGGGAGAGTTCCACTCAGGTATAGACTTTGCTGCAGGCGAAGGAATTCCTATCTATGCAACTGCTCCAGGCGTGATAGAAGATAATGGACAATCTGCAGGTGGACTCGGAAAAAGTATCCGCATCAATCACTTGAACGGATTTTATACAGTGTATGGACACTGCTCCGTAGTCTTTGTAGAAAAAGGACAATTAGTTACTAGAGGCCAGCATATAGGTAATGTAGGATCCACAGGAAAGGCCACAGGGCCTCACGTACATTACGAAGTCCATATAGGTTATGATCCTCCTATGGACCCTGCAGAATTCGTAAATATGGAATAA
- a CDS encoding bactofilin family protein encodes MSEESIDTIIGEDIQFRGKLRFNNALKIKGQFKGTIETTGSLIVGETGRVEADIETGTLEIEGDLKGNISAASKVSVRKTGKLVGDVRTPDLEIESGAKFSGNCIM; translated from the coding sequence ATGAGCGAAGAATCCATAGACACGATTATCGGGGAAGACATCCAATTCCGAGGCAAACTACGTTTCAATAATGCACTGAAGATCAAGGGCCAATTCAAGGGCACCATTGAGACCACAGGCTCATTGATCGTGGGAGAAACCGGAAGAGTCGAGGCCGATATCGAAACAGGAACCCTGGAAATAGAGGGAGACCTAAAAGGAAATATCAGCGCTGCCTCCAAAGTTTCTGTTCGTAAGACAGGAAAGCTGGTTGGAGATGTTCGCACCCCGGATCTTGAAATAGAATCAGGAGCAAAATTCAGCGGGAATTGCATCATGTAA
- the recJ gene encoding single-stranded-DNA-specific exonuclease RecJ gives MPQHGPDFHNLPNSSIQGLTPLQSHVFGTKFGGASDPSKILTQNISDLPSPFLLPDMDESIRILQIAVKENRSILLYGDRDSDGVCSTSLLANFLRGIHPGKLTVKTSSEEDYGLCEPAMKYVREVKPDLLVTLDFGTSNSTEIEELNKEGMQVIVLDHHEIPERIPSACKLISPKRGDSLYPTEKICTSVISWKLITAWLYTTLDNYNTLVWIPDGETFFSGSLVKNGIKLFQGDKLEAEKRFSGPFIDWPTTSKTQFPEREVFYSQISSSPAIWEQVLKNLDLASIGTITDMMPLVGENRIIVKEGCYTLQKIKTGEFAHRPGLEKLLAQLDLDKKKVLSRDLGWSIGPALNAAGRMQKTEAALSLLLSNSDKEAETLATDLLKLNDERRERTKRNLFRVEGFLKRKRERTERPILFCYEPDFEPGVSGIVATKLVEQYKRPVVFIAPDHGHAKGSVRAYGRENVLNLLKKAENIFHQFGGHKEAGGFSLSIDQIPKLAEILFQEAGSWLESEKVSGLQEETKSLVSLRPQELRENLYTELGLFEPFGMENPAPLLSIKGARILSYRPLSDGKHARFKILASSESIQAIIWNKAEEFSERLREKGELDLWGSLEENTFRGKTNLQFVVQSFE, from the coding sequence ATGCCCCAGCATGGACCGGATTTTCATAACCTACCAAATTCTTCCATCCAAGGCCTAACCCCTCTCCAGTCCCATGTGTTCGGGACGAAGTTCGGAGGGGCCTCTGATCCTTCAAAAATACTTACCCAAAATATTTCAGATCTTCCTTCTCCGTTTTTACTACCGGATATGGATGAATCTATCCGCATTCTCCAAATAGCAGTTAAAGAAAATAGATCCATCTTGCTCTACGGAGATAGAGATAGCGATGGTGTATGTTCCACAAGTTTACTCGCTAATTTTTTAAGAGGAATCCATCCAGGAAAACTCACGGTCAAAACTTCCAGCGAAGAAGATTACGGGCTTTGTGAACCAGCGATGAAATATGTGAGAGAAGTTAAACCTGACCTACTCGTGACACTTGACTTTGGGACAAGCAATAGTACAGAAATAGAAGAATTAAACAAAGAAGGAATGCAGGTGATCGTTCTAGACCACCACGAAATTCCGGAAAGGATACCTTCTGCCTGTAAATTGATCTCTCCTAAAAGAGGAGATTCTCTTTATCCTACCGAAAAGATCTGCACTTCTGTTATTTCCTGGAAACTGATCACTGCCTGGCTTTATACTACATTAGATAACTATAATACATTGGTCTGGATCCCAGATGGAGAAACATTCTTCAGTGGCTCTCTCGTAAAAAACGGGATCAAACTTTTCCAAGGAGATAAGTTGGAGGCAGAAAAACGTTTTTCTGGACCTTTTATAGATTGGCCGACTACCTCTAAAACTCAATTTCCAGAGAGGGAAGTTTTCTATTCTCAAATTTCTTCTTCTCCTGCTATTTGGGAACAGGTTTTGAAAAATCTGGATCTTGCTTCTATTGGAACGATTACGGATATGATGCCTCTCGTAGGAGAAAATAGGATCATAGTCAAAGAAGGTTGTTACACTTTACAAAAGATCAAAACAGGAGAATTTGCTCATCGTCCCGGTTTGGAAAAACTTTTGGCTCAATTAGATCTAGATAAGAAGAAGGTACTCTCCAGAGATTTAGGCTGGAGTATCGGTCCAGCATTGAACGCCGCAGGCAGAATGCAAAAAACAGAAGCGGCACTTTCTCTTCTTCTTTCCAACTCAGATAAAGAAGCGGAAACACTCGCAACAGACCTTCTAAAATTAAATGATGAAAGAAGAGAAAGAACCAAAAGAAATTTATTCAGGGTCGAAGGTTTTCTAAAAAGAAAACGAGAAAGAACAGAAAGGCCTATCCTATTCTGTTACGAACCTGATTTCGAACCTGGTGTCTCAGGGATTGTAGCAACAAAACTTGTGGAACAATACAAAAGACCTGTTGTATTCATTGCTCCAGATCATGGGCACGCAAAAGGAAGTGTAAGAGCTTACGGTCGAGAGAATGTTCTAAATCTTCTTAAAAAAGCGGAGAATATTTTTCACCAATTCGGCGGTCATAAAGAAGCAGGAGGATTTTCTCTTTCAATCGATCAAATCCCGAAACTTGCAGAAATTCTTTTCCAAGAAGCAGGAAGTTGGTTGGAATCTGAAAAAGTTTCCGGCTTACAGGAAGAAACCAAAAGTTTAGTGAGTTTGAGACCCCAAGAGTTAAGAGAAAATTTATATACTGAGCTTGGACTATTCGAACCCTTCGGTATGGAAAACCCTGCGCCATTGCTTTCCATCAAAGGTGCAAGAATACTTTCTTATCGTCCTTTATCAGACGGCAAACATGCAAGATTCAAAATTTTAGCGTCTTCTGAATCCATCCAAGCAATCATCTGGAATAAAGCGGAAGAGTTCTCGGAAAGGTTAAGAGAAAAAGGTGAGTTGGATCTTTGGGGTAGTTTAGAAGAGAACACTTTCAGAGGAAAGACCAACCTTCAGTTCGTGGTCCAATCCTTCGAATAA
- the rsmI gene encoding 16S rRNA (cytidine(1402)-2'-O)-methyltransferase, with protein sequence MSEVPNSKFTVKPGAAYVVATPIGNLEDITFRAVQVLGQVDIIYCENSSHSRRLLQTYEISTLTRTLYKDQGSEPYKGIIEDLKSGKTLALVSDAGTPGVSDPGSQLVRILREENIPIVPIPGASALTSMLSVSGWQVQPSLFLGFLSEKKGKKRNQLKDWEQFEGVLTIFESVHRIRDTLSAIREIFPNSPILLGRELTKIHEEILKIEPVQALESLKFPEKGEFVVLIYTNPKKMLNGRVGDADTLE encoded by the coding sequence ATGAGCGAAGTTCCTAATTCCAAATTTACTGTCAAACCTGGAGCCGCTTACGTAGTCGCCACTCCTATAGGAAACTTAGAAGATATTACTTTCAGAGCGGTGCAAGTCCTGGGACAAGTAGATATAATCTATTGCGAAAACTCTTCTCATAGCAGAAGACTTTTACAAACCTACGAAATTTCTACCCTAACCAGGACTTTATATAAAGACCAAGGCTCTGAACCTTATAAAGGTATTATAGAAGATCTGAAATCAGGAAAGACCTTGGCTCTGGTTTCAGATGCAGGAACTCCTGGAGTTTCTGACCCAGGCTCACAATTAGTTCGGATCTTAAGAGAAGAGAATATTCCAATCGTTCCTATTCCTGGAGCAAGCGCACTCACCTCCATGCTTTCTGTTTCTGGATGGCAGGTGCAGCCTTCACTCTTCTTAGGTTTTTTATCAGAGAAAAAGGGTAAAAAAAGAAACCAACTAAAAGATTGGGAACAGTTTGAAGGAGTTCTTACAATCTTCGAATCTGTTCATAGGATCAGGGATACTCTCTCTGCAATCAGAGAAATTTTTCCGAATTCTCCGATTCTTTTAGGGAGAGAATTAACCAAAATCCATGAGGAAATCCTGAAAATAGAACCTGTTCAGGCTTTAGAATCCCTGAAATTCCCGGAAAAGGGTGAATTTGTAGTATTAATCTATACAAATCCGAAAAAAATGCTTAACGGACGTGTCGGAGATGCCGATACTTTGGAGTGA
- a CDS encoding LIC11073 family putative lipoprotein, translating to MQHTLKAGNLKNPAVQAVLFSVFLFFASCGTNTDVTQSPYVFLTPVGVPQIFSITAKYDNIDTHRPEYDLKYYITNMEPQFVGYNLYITFAIPSAGETLSSANLYLENGVQPSFPQLAIQASTSNVVTNTIENYQPFSPVQMFQKCEVYTFTLRALLNTGITSNMSTPVTRCSSIYPDHCGTNTSCNPTACTVASCSTSTQSLCPVGTACNPCTKGVAATGCACPAGESPPGCNL from the coding sequence ATCCAACATACCCTAAAGGCAGGCAACCTAAAAAACCCTGCCGTTCAGGCGGTTTTATTTTCGGTTTTTTTGTTTTTCGCATCTTGCGGAACGAATACTGATGTAACCCAGTCCCCTTACGTATTCTTAACTCCTGTGGGAGTTCCTCAGATTTTTTCTATTACAGCTAAATACGATAATATAGATACTCATAGGCCTGAGTATGATCTGAAATATTATATCACCAACATGGAACCTCAGTTCGTAGGCTATAATCTTTATATCACTTTTGCCATCCCTTCAGCGGGAGAAACACTTAGTAGTGCAAATCTATATTTAGAAAATGGGGTCCAGCCTTCTTTTCCTCAGCTGGCAATCCAAGCTTCCACATCCAATGTAGTCACAAATACTATCGAGAATTACCAACCTTTCTCTCCTGTGCAGATGTTCCAAAAATGTGAAGTTTACACTTTCACATTAAGAGCATTATTGAATACAGGGATTACTTCTAATATGTCCACTCCGGTCACGAGATGTAGTTCAATCTATCCGGACCATTGTGGAACCAATACAAGTTGTAATCCTACTGCATGCACCGTGGCAAGCTGCTCTACTTCTACCCAATCTCTATGTCCTGTCGGAACTGCTTGTAACCCTTGTACCAAGGGAGTTGCCGCTACAGGTTGCGCCTGCCCTGCGGGAGAATCTCCGCCGGGTTGCAATCTATGA
- the pcnB gene encoding polynucleotide adenylyltransferase PcnB, giving the protein MKFLSNLFKKKIGSVDDILIYPEGKRFYRDAHPIRKTMIDEDAVKIIHRLHKFGYKAYIVGGGVRDLLLGRKPKDFDVVTNATPNQIKKIFNNCRIIGRRFKIVHILFKGKVIEVSTFRSLPEHRFEKPVEDQDYLIKRDNKFGTPQEDAARRDFTINALYYDIRNDSIVDYVGGYEDIQSRQLRVIGNPDISFREDPVRMLRAVKFAVLLGLKIDKGTSKSIKKNVHELEKASSSRMLEEYNKIFRTWRTSLIFQGMAQNSLLEVLLKEAFEKERRKNPDFGEKFLETRVGKRLAIADKLLSEREELTPQIFYALLFSDLAEESLTKKSGGHLVASLKQSLEPIFQRLGTPKKDKERLIKVFASQERFTHIEDDKASQNNFFRKKDFFYDAFYVYKINAIADNNDKALQSAFFWEISLRKRPVLPNSIGGGGPRREGGQQGSRPNRNRKEREGGGGRFKDRNRKGGRQNGESAKQQPEASSEDSDFNESD; this is encoded by the coding sequence ATGAAATTTCTGTCCAATCTCTTCAAGAAAAAAATAGGATCCGTCGACGACATTCTTATTTATCCGGAGGGAAAGAGATTTTACCGGGATGCTCACCCGATCCGCAAGACAATGATCGACGAGGATGCGGTAAAGATCATCCATCGTCTTCATAAATTCGGATACAAGGCCTATATCGTGGGTGGAGGAGTCCGCGACCTTCTTTTGGGACGAAAGCCAAAAGATTTCGACGTGGTCACCAACGCGACTCCGAATCAAATTAAGAAAATCTTTAATAACTGTCGTATCATCGGCCGCAGATTTAAGATCGTTCATATTCTCTTTAAGGGAAAGGTGATCGAGGTCAGTACTTTTCGTTCTCTTCCAGAGCATCGTTTTGAAAAACCTGTAGAAGATCAGGATTATCTGATCAAACGGGACAATAAATTCGGAACTCCTCAGGAAGACGCTGCCAGAAGAGATTTTACGATCAACGCGTTATACTATGATATCCGTAATGATTCCATCGTGGATTATGTAGGCGGATACGAAGACATCCAAAGCAGACAACTCAGAGTAATTGGAAATCCGGATATCTCATTTAGGGAAGATCCTGTCAGAATGTTGCGTGCAGTAAAGTTTGCAGTACTTCTTGGCCTAAAAATAGATAAGGGAACTTCTAAATCTATTAAGAAGAATGTCCATGAGTTGGAAAAAGCTTCTTCTTCCCGTATGTTGGAAGAATATAATAAAATTTTCCGTACCTGGAGAACTTCTCTTATATTCCAAGGGATGGCTCAAAATTCTCTTTTAGAAGTACTTCTTAAGGAAGCTTTCGAAAAAGAACGTAGAAAGAACCCAGACTTCGGTGAAAAGTTTTTGGAAACCAGAGTTGGGAAACGTTTGGCGATCGCGGACAAACTTCTTTCCGAAAGAGAAGAGCTTACTCCTCAGATATTTTATGCACTTTTATTTTCCGACCTTGCAGAAGAGTCTTTAACTAAGAAGAGTGGGGGGCATTTGGTTGCTTCCTTAAAACAATCTTTGGAGCCTATTTTCCAGAGATTGGGAACTCCTAAAAAAGATAAAGAAAGACTGATCAAGGTATTCGCGTCTCAAGAAAGATTCACTCATATTGAAGACGATAAAGCCTCTCAGAACAATTTCTTCCGCAAGAAAGACTTCTTCTACGACGCATTTTACGTGTATAAGATCAATGCGATTGCGGATAATAATGATAAGGCTCTGCAATCTGCATTCTTCTGGGAAATCTCTCTTCGCAAAAGACCGGTCCTACCAAATAGTATTGGCGGCGGCGGTCCCAGAAGAGAAGGTGGACAACAGGGTTCACGTCCAAACCGAAATCGCAAAGAAAGAGAAGGCGGCGGCGGTCGATTTAAAGATCGTAACAGAAAAGGCGGTCGCCAAAACGGAGAAAGTGCAAAGCAGCAACCCGAAGCAAGTTCAGAGGATTCTGATTTTAACGAATCGGATTGA
- a CDS encoding flagellar biosynthesis anti-sigma factor FlgM, whose product MTIDKIGGIGGGSYEPRKSTPVRKSESKESFDNISISDTAKQKASEARIQAEVQTIAQKIVASPVDSERSTKLKEVKEKLKNGDYDNLSPEILNAVADRIAESFLGR is encoded by the coding sequence ATGACTATCGATAAAATAGGCGGCATTGGCGGAGGATCTTACGAGCCACGTAAGTCGACTCCTGTACGCAAATCTGAATCTAAAGAATCATTTGATAATATTTCTATTTCCGACACTGCTAAACAAAAAGCTTCGGAAGCTCGTATCCAAGCAGAAGTGCAAACAATCGCGCAAAAGATTGTAGCAAGCCCTGTAGATTCTGAGCGTTCCACTAAACTGAAAGAAGTTAAGGAAAAACTTAAGAACGGAGATTACGATAATCTCAGCCCTGAGATCTTGAACGCAGTTGCTGATCGTATCGCAGAATCTTTCTTAGGCCGTTAA